A segment of the Staphylococcus ratti genome:
TGGTTATTATGTAAGATTTTTGTTATCATAAAGTGGAATTAAGCAAAAAATGATATCTGTTGTATTGATGATGGAGGTCTTACGTATGTCAACATTCAATCAAACAAGAGTAAAAAGTTTAGAGCAATCATTAAAAGAAGGGTATGTTCAGATGGCAGATTTAAATCTCTCCCTAGCAACAGAAGCATACTCAGTCGAATGTGAAGCGTGTGATTGTAATGAATCGCACTTACTTTCTATTCACAAGGATGACTAAATGAAGCGTGGAGACGTTTATTTAGCAGATTTATCACCAGTCCAAGGGTCAGAGCAAGGGGGAGTCAGACCTGTCGTAATCATTCAAAATGATACTGGGAACAAATACAGTCCAACTGTTATTGTAGCGGCGATTACTGGACGTATTAACAAAGCAAAAATTCCAACACACGTTGAAATTGAAAAAAATAAATACAAACTCGACAAAGATTCAGTCATCTTGTTAGAACAAATAAGAACAGTCGATAAAAAGAGGCTTAAAGAAAAGCTCACTTATCTTTCAGATGAAAAAATGAAAGAAGTCAACGCTGCACTTGGAATTAGTCTAGGATTGCACATGAATCAACACAAATAGGCTTTAGGATTGATTTTTCCTAAAGCCTTTTACCTTGTAAAAAAGGGGGATGACCATTTGACGCGTCAAAATGAAATACGCTACTTCGATTTAGTAGAAAAATTTACAAATCATACCGATAAGAAAGAAGTTATCGAAACTGCTTCCACATATGCAGATCATATTACTGGAAAAGGGGTAACGCCAGAAGATATCGTTCGTATGCATAAAAAATATGCGGAACTCAATCAGTTAACCCATGCACAGCTTATTGACAGCATGGATGTTTTAGAAAAAGTCATTTCAAGTTTTGGCTTTAACTATACAGACTACAAAGATTTGATAGACCGCATGGAAGTACATGATAAAGAATTAGATGTGGCATCGCGGTTACAACAGACGATGCTCAAAACAGAAATTCCTCAATTTGATAGCATTCAAATTGGCGTGATATCTGTTGCCGCACAACGTGTGAGTGGCGACTATTTTAACCTGATTGATCATAAAGACGGTACGATGAGTTTTGCTGTTGCTGACGTCATAGGTAAAGGGATTCCAGCTGCGCTCGCGATGAGTATGATTAAATTTGGCATGGACTCTTATGGCCACTCGCAACTCCCAAATGACGGCTTGAAACGTTTAAATCGTGTTGTTGAAAAAAATGTAAACCAAAATATGTTCATCACTATGTTTTACGGACTATATGAAGAAATGAATCACATATTATATTGTAGTTCTGCAGGGCATGAACCAGGATATATTTTCCGTTCAGAAAAGGATGAATTCGAAGAAATTGATGTACGTGGTCGAATTTTAGGTGTAAGCACCCATATTCGATATGACCAAAAAGAAATCAAAATTAACATTGATGATTTAATTATTATTTTTACAGATGGTGTAACGGAAATCCGTCGAGAAGATGGCGATTTTATTAATAAAGACAAGTTATTAGAGTTTATTAAAGGGTATAAAGAGCTGCATCCCCAAGATATCGTGCAATTGTTGTATGAGAAACTATTACGCATACATAACGGTGGTAAACGTGACGATTTAACGATATTAATTATTAAGAGAGTCAATTAAATTCTATAAATTTAGATTAATGCAATATAGAAATGGGTAAAAACCCTTAGTAGAGTATAATTGTAGGAGTGTAAACAATAATGAACCTTAATATAGAATCACAAGAATATGACAAACATTATGACGTTACGGTAAGTGGAGAGTTAGACGTTGCTACAGTTCCAGAATTAGAAAAGGTCTTAGTTCCGATTAGACAAGAAGGCACACACGATATTCATGTTAACTTAGAAAATTTAACGTATATGGATTCAACGGGACTTGGCCTATTTGTAGGTACTCTAAAATCTTTAAATCAAAACAATAAAGAATTGTATATTTTAGGGGTAAATGATCGTATTAAAAGATTATTTGAAATCACAGGACTGAGTGATTTAATGCACGTGAATGAAGGGACGGAGGTCGAATAAACATGTCACATAAAAATGATTTTATTGAAATGAGACTTCCTGCATCTGCTGAATATGTCAGTTTAATTCGTTTAACACTATCTGGTGTGTTTACACAAGCAGGCGCATCGTACGATGATATTGAAGATGCGAAAATTGCGGTTAGTGAAGCGGTAACGAATGCAGTGAAACACGCATATAAAGATAAAAAAGAAAAAGGCTATATCAACATTGGTTTTGAAAAATTTGAAACACATATTAAAATTATTGTTTCTGACCAAGGTGAGAGCTTTAATTATCAAGAAACAAAGCAGCAACTCGGACCTTATCAAGAGAATGAAAATATCGACTTCTTACGTGAAGGAGGTTTAGGTTTATTCTTAATTGAGTCGTTAATGGATGAAGTTACAGTAGACAAAGAGACTGGTGTAACAATTAGTATGATTAAGTATATCAAAAAAGAGCAGGTGCGAAATAATGACGAAAGAGTCGAAATCAGTTAATTCGGTTTCACCTGAACAAATCAACGACTGGATAAAGCGACATCAAGAACATCATGATGAAGCTGCACAAGAAAAACTTGTCATACATTATGAAAAGCTCATTGAATCATTGGCATATAAATATTCAAAAGGGCAATCTCATCATGAGGATTTGGTACAAGTCGGTATGGTGGGGCTTATCGGTGCGATTAACCGTTTCGATTTGTCATTCGATCGTAAATTTGAAGCATTTTTAGTCCCAACTGTTATTGGTGAAATCAAAAGGTATTTGCGTGATAAAACATGGAGTGTACATGTACCGAGACGAATCAAAGAAATTGGACCTCGAATTAAAAAAGTAAGCGATGAATTGACCAATGAACTGGAACGCTCGCCTTCTATATCAGAAATTGCTGCGCGTTTAGAAGTGACAGAAGAAGATGTTTTAGAAGCGATGGAAATGGGTCAAAGTTATAATGCATTGAGTGTAGACCATTCCATTGAAGCGGATAAAGATGGTTCAACTGTGACCTTATTAGATATTATGGGGAACCAAGACGATAACTATGATTTGACGGAAAAGCGAATGATTTTAGAACGTATCATTCCAATTTTAACAGATAGAGAGCGTGAAATTATTCAATGCACTTTCATTGATGGATTGAGTCAAAAAGAGACTGGAGAGCGTATTGGATTAAGTCAAATGCACGTGTCTCGTTTGCAGCGTACGGCTATTAAAAAACTCCAAGAAGCAGCTAAAAAATAAAATATTGAAATGTTCAAGATGGAGAGATATCGTGTTACATTCATCTTGTGCCACTTTCAGATGACAAGTGATTTATGGCTAGAACAATCGACGTTCTAGTCTTTTTTATTTCAAACTTTTGATACGGTAGATCGTTATATTTTAAGGCGTATCAATGATAAAATAAGAAAGTAATCTATTAAGAAAGTGGTGAACACCTTGGCAAATGCACTAGTCCAAGCGATACATAATGAATATCAATTTTCAATCAAACAAATTGAAGCGGTTTTACAATTACTTGAAGAAAAAAACACAGTGCCCTTCATTGCGCGTTATCGTAAAGAAATGACGGGCGGTTTGGATGAGGTCGAAATTAAAAAGATTGAAGATGAGTATACTTATATGCAAAATCTTCAAAAACGTAAAGACGAAGTGATTCATAACATTGAGCAACAAGGATTGCTGACGGAAGACCTAAAAAAAGATATTTTGAAACAAACCAAGCTACAACGTGTGGAAGATTTATATCGACCTTACAAACAAAAGAAAAAGACCCGCGCAACAGAGGCCAAACGAAAAGGTTTAGAGCCATTTGCGACATGGATTTATACACAAAAAAATACCACTCCGCTTAATGAGGAAGCTCAAAAGTACCTCAATGATGAAATCACAAATGAATCAGAAGCAATTTCAGGTGCGCAAGATATTATAGCTGAACAAATTGCAGATCATCCTAAATATCGACAACTTATTCTTAAAGAAACGTACAAAAATGGTTCAGTTGTTACGTCAAAAAAGAAAAATGCGGAAGATGAAAAAGAAACATACGCGATGTATTACGATTATTGCGAACCATTAAAACGTGTAGCAAACCACCGTATTTTAGCGATGAACCGCGGTGAAAAGGAAAAGGTATTATCTGTAAAAATTGATACAGATAAAATGATTTTAATAAATCAAATAAAGCAACAAGAAATAAAAGTTGATAACGCATTAGCGCAAGTAGTTGAAAATGCAATAGAAGATGCTATGAAACGCCTTATTTTCCCATCTATAGAAAGAGAAATACGGGGTGATTTAACACAACGTGCAGAAAGTAAAGCGATTGATGTATTTAGTGAAAACTTAAAACATTTGTTATTGCAACCTCCATTGAAACAAAAACAAATTTTAGGGGTCGATCCAGCATACCGAACAGGTTGTAAACTTGCAGTAATTAATCCTTTTGGGGCGTTTGTTGCTAAAGGAGTAATGTACCCGCATCCCCCAGTTGCGAAAATAAAAGAGGCAGAACGTATTTTTGTGGATATGATACAAAAGCATGATATCGCACTTGTAGCAATTGGAAACGGAACGGCTAGTCGTGAAACAGAGCAGTTTGTTGCGAAAATGATTAAAGAACATGAACTGAACATACAATACATTATCGTAAATGAAGCAGGGGCTTCAGTGTATTCAGCGTCAGAAATTGCACGCCAAGAGTTTCCAGATTTTCAAGTTGAAGAACGCAGTGCCGTTTCTATCGGACGCCGTGTACAAGATCCGTTAAGTGAACTTGTAAAAATCGATCCAAAATCTATAGGTGTAGGGCAGTATCAGCACGATGTAAATCAGAAGCAATTAGGAGAAGCACTGGATTTCGTCGTTGAAACAGCGGTAAACCAGGTAGGAGTAAATGTAAATACAGCATCAAGCACATTATTACAACATGTTGCAGGTCTTTCTAAACCTATTGCTGATAATATTATCCAGTATCGAGATGAAAATGGTATGATTACCCATCATAAAGAAATAAACAAAGTCAAACGTTTAGGCGCTAAAACATTTGAGCAAAGCATTGGATTTTTAAGAATTGTAGACGGCGAAGAACCTTTAGATAATACAGCGATTCATCCTGAAAGTTATAAGGCAACATACCAATTATTAAGTGAGTTGAATATTGCAGTTTCTGAACTGGGTGACGAAAAACATAAAGCAACACTTGAAAATTTAAATATTGAAGCTTACGCCCAAAAACTTAATATAGGCGTACCCACGTTACAAGATATCGTCAAATCTTTAATCGCCCCACACCGGGATCCACGTGATGAATATGAAACACCACAACTAAAATCAGATGTGTTATCTATTGAAGATTTAAATAAAGGTATGAAGCTAAATGGAACGGTACGCAATGTAGTTGATTTTGGTGCTTTTGTGGATATTGGAGTCAAACAAGATGGCTTAGTGCACATTTCGAAATTGGCCAAACGATTTGTAAAACATCCGATGGACATCGTTAGTGTTGGAGACATCGTCGAAGTATGGATAGAAGACATAGATACTGAAAAGGGAAAAGTCGCATTAACGATGATCAATCCAAATGGATAATGAAATCTTGCAAAAACAAGCAGAACATATTGCAAAGAGGTATTTTGGTAAGCCTTTTCGACATCAAATTTATTTTAATTCACGTTTACGTACAACGGGTGGACGTTATTTGTTGAAGTCACATAATATTGAAATTAATCCAAAACAGTATGAGCACTTTGGGAAAAGTGCAATTCAAGCAATTATTAAGCACGAACTTTGTCATTATTTTTTACATCTAGAAGGCAAAGGTTATCAACATCGAGATAACGATTTTCGAGCGTTAAGCCAAAAAGTAGGGGCACCGAGACACTGTGCGTCGCTTAGCAGTTATGAAAGTCGGGCGAACTATGTCTATATTTGTGAAAAATGCCAAAAAACGTTTATGCGTATTCGAAGTGTGAACACACATAAAATGAGATGTGGACAGTGTGGCGGGAAAATCAAATTAGTTAAACATTTATAAAAGTAGCTTTTGAAAATTCGTGTAGTATCATTAATCCAATTTAGAAAGAATAGAAGGTAGACACAGACGTCCCTTTTATTCTTTCTTTTTTGAAATAAGCCGTTGACATGGAGGTAATGTGTCAGTATAATTACAAAGGTCGCTAGTTGTTATGACGCAGCGAAAAAATAGTTCACGTAAAATTTAAAGTTTATTGTTGACTTAGTTTCCGAAATGTTTTATGATTAAATACGTTGCGAAAATAAGATTAACAAAGTATTACAAATATTAACTTTAAGTTAAAAAAGTGTTGACTTTGAATATAGAAGATAGTACAATAAATCTTGTCGAAAAAATCAATGATTTTTACCGAGCGGTCGTGGCGGAACGGCAGACGCGCTAGGTTGAGGGCCTAGTGGGAGTATTCCCGTGGAGGTTCAAATCCTCTCGGCCGCATCAACCCAAAATACATTTTTATTTATGCGGGTGTAGTTTAATGGCAAAACCTCAGCCTTCCAAGCTGATGTTGTGGGTTCGATTCCCATCACCCGCTCCATTAATTTTTATTATAATGAACATTGAAAACTGAATGACAATATGTCAACGTTAATTCCAATAATTTGAGTACGTTAAGTACTTTCAGAGTGATTGGCTTAACCAATCAACGAGCTATATCAAGCTTACTTCTTTTATGGAGAGTTTGATCCTGGCTCAGGATGAACGCTGGCGGCGTGCCTAATACATGCAAGTCGAGCGAACTGAAGAGGAGCTTGCTCCTTTGACGTTAGCGGCGGACGGGTGAGTAACACGTGGGTAACCTACCTATAAGACTGGAATAACTTCGGGAAACCGGAGCTAATGCCGGATAACATATCGAACCGCATGGTTCGATAGTGAAAGACGGTCTTGCTGTCACTTATAGATGGACCCGCGCCGTATTAGCTAGTTGGTAAGGTAACGGCTTACCAAGGCGACGATACGTAGCCGACCTGAGAGGGTGATCGGCCACACTGGAACTGAGACACGGTCCAGACTCCTACGGGAGGCAGCAGTAGGGAATCTTCCGCAATGGGCGAAAGCCTGACGGAGCAACGCCGCGTGAGTGATGAAGGTCTTCGGATCGTAAAGCTCTGTTGTTAGGGAAGAACAAACGTGTAAGTAACTGTGCACGTCTTGACGGTACCTAACCAGAAAGCCACGGCTAACTACGTGCCAGCAGCCGCGGTAATACGTAGGTGGCAAGCGTTATCCGGAATTATTGGGCGTAAAGCGCGCGTAGGCGGTTTTTTAAGTCTGATGTGAAAGCCCACGGCTCAACCGTGGAGGGTCATTGGAAACTGGAAAACTTGAGTGCAGAAGAGGAAAGTGGAATTCCATGTGTAGCGGTGAAATGCGCAGAGATATGGAGGAACACCAGTGGCGAAGGCGGCTTTCTGGTCTGTAACTGACGCTGATGTGCGAAAGCGTGGGGATCAAACAGGATTAGATACCCTGGTAGTCCACGCCGTAAACGATGAGTGCTAAGTGTTAGGGGGTTTCCGCCCCTTAGTGCTGCAGCTAACGCATTAAGCACTCCGCCTGGGGAGTACGGTCGCAAGACTGAAACTCAAAGGAATTGACGGGGACCCGCACAAGCGGTGGAGCATGTGGTTTAATTCGAAGCAACGCGAAGAACCTTACCAAATCTTGACATCTTTTGACCGCTCTAGAGATAGAGTTTTCCTCTTCGGAGGACAAAATGACAGGTGGTGCATGGTTGTCGTCAGCTCGTGTCGTGAGATGTTGGGTTAAGTCCCGCAACGAGCGCAACCCTTAAGCTTAGTTGCCATCATTAAGTTGGGCACTCTAAGTTGACTGCCGGTGACAA
Coding sequences within it:
- a CDS encoding Tex family protein produces the protein MANALVQAIHNEYQFSIKQIEAVLQLLEEKNTVPFIARYRKEMTGGLDEVEIKKIEDEYTYMQNLQKRKDEVIHNIEQQGLLTEDLKKDILKQTKLQRVEDLYRPYKQKKKTRATEAKRKGLEPFATWIYTQKNTTPLNEEAQKYLNDEITNESEAISGAQDIIAEQIADHPKYRQLILKETYKNGSVVTSKKKNAEDEKETYAMYYDYCEPLKRVANHRILAMNRGEKEKVLSVKIDTDKMILINQIKQQEIKVDNALAQVVENAIEDAMKRLIFPSIEREIRGDLTQRAESKAIDVFSENLKHLLLQPPLKQKQILGVDPAYRTGCKLAVINPFGAFVAKGVMYPHPPVAKIKEAERIFVDMIQKHDIALVAIGNGTASRETEQFVAKMIKEHELNIQYIIVNEAGASVYSASEIARQEFPDFQVEERSAVSIGRRVQDPLSELVKIDPKSIGVGQYQHDVNQKQLGEALDFVVETAVNQVGVNVNTASSTLLQHVAGLSKPIADNIIQYRDENGMITHHKEINKVKRLGAKTFEQSIGFLRIVDGEEPLDNTAIHPESYKATYQLLSELNIAVSELGDEKHKATLENLNIEAYAQKLNIGVPTLQDIVKSLIAPHRDPRDEYETPQLKSDVLSIEDLNKGMKLNGTVRNVVDFGAFVDIGVKQDGLVHISKLAKRFVKHPMDIVSVGDIVEVWIEDIDTEKGKVALTMINPNG
- the rsbW gene encoding anti-sigma B factor RsbW, producing the protein MSHKNDFIEMRLPASAEYVSLIRLTLSGVFTQAGASYDDIEDAKIAVSEAVTNAVKHAYKDKKEKGYINIGFEKFETHIKIIVSDQGESFNYQETKQQLGPYQENENIDFLREGGLGLFLIESLMDEVTVDKETGVTISMIKYIKKEQVRNNDERVEIS
- a CDS encoding type II toxin-antitoxin system PemK/MazF family toxin; translation: MKRGDVYLADLSPVQGSEQGGVRPVVIIQNDTGNKYSPTVIVAAITGRINKAKIPTHVEIEKNKYKLDKDSVILLEQIRTVDKKRLKEKLTYLSDEKMKEVNAALGISLGLHMNQHK
- the mazE gene encoding type II toxin-antitoxin system antitoxin MazE: MSTFNQTRVKSLEQSLKEGYVQMADLNLSLATEAYSVECEACDCNESHLLSIHKDD
- the sigB gene encoding RNA polymerase sigma factor SigB, translated to MTKESKSVNSVSPEQINDWIKRHQEHHDEAAQEKLVIHYEKLIESLAYKYSKGQSHHEDLVQVGMVGLIGAINRFDLSFDRKFEAFLVPTVIGEIKRYLRDKTWSVHVPRRIKEIGPRIKKVSDELTNELERSPSISEIAARLEVTEEDVLEAMEMGQSYNALSVDHSIEADKDGSTVTLLDIMGNQDDNYDLTEKRMILERIIPILTDREREIIQCTFIDGLSQKETGERIGLSQMHVSRLQRTAIKKLQEAAKK
- a CDS encoding anti-sigma factor antagonist, whose product is MNLNIESQEYDKHYDVTVSGELDVATVPELEKVLVPIRQEGTHDIHVNLENLTYMDSTGLGLFVGTLKSLNQNNKELYILGVNDRIKRLFEITGLSDLMHVNEGTEVE
- a CDS encoding SprT family protein translates to MDNEILQKQAEHIAKRYFGKPFRHQIYFNSRLRTTGGRYLLKSHNIEINPKQYEHFGKSAIQAIIKHELCHYFLHLEGKGYQHRDNDFRALSQKVGAPRHCASLSSYESRANYVYICEKCQKTFMRIRSVNTHKMRCGQCGGKIKLVKHL